The Acidimicrobiales bacterium sequence CAACTCGGCCGGATCACTGCGCTTCAGTCGCTGGGGCACGTCGACGAGCACATGGCCGAGCACGATGCCGTGGAGCCGACTGTTGTCACCGCGTCGGCGCGGATGGATGTATTCCACCGGGCCGGCGAACAGCGACCCGCTCTCGGCCCGCACCGCGGGCACCCGCATCCCGCGCGCCTCCAGTTCCTCGATGATGGCGAGGAGGACGCCGTGCTGGACCCGGGTGCGCCGGTCGCAGTAGGGCGACAGTTCGTCCAACGACAGCGGCTCGTTGACCCGATCGAGCATCTCGAGAGCGGGACGGTAGGCCGCGGACGTCTTCCCCGAGCGGGTGCGCTTGATGGCACGGGCGGTCGGGCGACCGCTCACCCGGATCGCTTCGAGCGAACGATGGTCGAGATAGCGGCGCGCGACCTTGGCGTTGGCGCGGGCCCGGCGCAGGCCCTCGTCCTCGTAGCTGTCGTCTCCCACCATGTCGACGCTCGCGCCCGCCGCAGCGATCGACTGGAGGGCGCCGACGAGCACCTGGTTCTCGTCGATGTCGTAGGCCCGCCGCGTGGAGGAGCACACGTACACGTCGCGATTGCCCAGGCTCGACGCCTGAGCGGCGAACGTCTCGCTCCACTGCACCGGGCCGCGCAGTTCACCCACACAGCGTTCGTTGTGCGTGCCGACGGAGGTCTTCAGCGTGCGCAGCGTCTTCGGCATGCGGTACAGCAGGGTCTCCGCCTCGTCACACGTGGCGACAAGGACGCCCACCAGCTGCTCGACGACGTCGGTCGACAGGCCGAGCAGCGCATCCACGGTCTCGGCCGTGTCGAACGGCCGCGCCAGCCGGTTCCAGAGCTCCGCCGTGGCCTCCTGGGTGGCCGCGAAGGGGTCGATGCGCGGCGTCGTCACACAACCAGCTCGACGCCGAGGATGTCGCTGATCGTGCGCTGGGCCTCGAGCTGCTCGGGGGCATCGAGGTGCTCGGCGACCGTGCGGTACAGCGTCATGGCCCGGCGCTCCTCCATGCCCTCGAACTGGGGGAGGAAGTAGGCGTAGAAGACCTCGTAGAGCAGCCGCGACTCGGTGATCCCGTCGCGGGACCGCCGGGCGGCGTACTTGGCGGCGTCGAGGTAGACGGCCGGTCCGAGATCGGTGAACTCGCGTAGCGGGAGCAGGCGTTGCACGACCTCGCCCTTGCCCTGGAGGAGCTGGCGGTACGCACCCTCCGGCGGCGTGCCGACCTCGATGAAGGCGAACCGGCGCATCAGGGCGTAGGACATCTCGAAGAGCAGGTTCTTGTCGAACACGTTCATCGTGGCGAGGATCCGCCAGTTGGCCGAGACGCGGATGACCTCGGTGTCCTCGGGGGCCTCCACGCCGCTCGGAACCAGCGACAGCGGGTGGGGCTGACCCTTGCGCTTGAAGGGCAGAACGACGGCGGAGCCCGACAGCACCGTGAAGAGCTGGCCGAACGCGCGGTCGAAGTTGGATCGGTTGAGTTCGTCGATGACGAGCCAGCGGCCGGACTCGATCGCCTCGACGAAGAGACCGGGTCGGAAGATGAGTCCCTCGGCGGTCGGCTGCAGACCACCGATCGTCTCGAAGGTCGTCCATTCCGTCGTCGCCGTCGTCGGCAGGTAGCCGGTGCAGAACATCGACTTCCGGGCGACCTCCGAGGCGATGTAGGCGAGGGTGGTCTTCCCGGTTCCCGGAGGTCCCGTCAGGATGACGTGTTTGCCGGAGTCGATCGCCGCGACGAGCTGGTCGATCACATAGGCGGGGAACAGCATTCCCGCCTCTTCGGCGGCGGCGTTCAGGTCATCGCTGGTGAAGGCAGTCACGACGCTCCTTTCGGCCGGAACGCCGTGGATCTGAGCGGTCAGGCGTCCGGATCTGCTCGTCGTCGCACCTGCGGGTGGGGGAGGAACACCGACGCGGTCGGGTGGGTGGCCTCTCGGTGGACCAGATAGTCGACGAGCCGTTCGTACGCGTCGTCGCCGACCAGCTCCACGATCTCGTCGCGCAGACTCCGCCACACCGGTCGGTCCTCGCCGAACGCCAGGGGGTCGTCGGTGCACCACCAGGCGAACTCGGCCCCACCCTCGCCCCAGTCACGGCGTTTCCACTCCCGAAGCAGGTGGGTTGTGTGGCCGTTGTCGTCGGTCCATTCGTCGTAGCGCAGGGGGAGCTGCCAGCAGACCTGCGGCTTCCAGTCGAGCGGTCGTTCGCCCCGCCGCGTCGCCGCCTGGTGGAACGCACAGCCGGCCCCCGCCGGAAAGCCCGGGCGGTTCAGGAAGATGCACGCATCGTCGACCGTCCGGGTCACCCAGTCGCCGTCCTCGTTCGTCGTGAGTGCGCCGCCCATCTCGTCGGCACGGTCGCGCAGCTCCCACTCGTCGTCGTCGAGCTCGGCGGCGCGGGCGAGGGTGCTCTCACGGTCGGCGTCGTCGACGAAGTGGGCGCCGTAGGTACAACAGCCGTGCTCGTACTCCGGGGCGGGCTCGGTGAAGACCCCGGGACAACCGCGGCCGTAGATGCAGCCGTAGTTGCTGGTGAGGAACGTCACGTCGAACTGCCACGCGTTCCCCGCGTCGTCCGTGAAGGCGACCCATTCGTGGAGCTCGTCGGCGTGGAGATCCTCATCGTGCATTGCGGCGACGGTAGCCGGGCGACGAACGGATACCGTCTCCGTCGTGGCAGGAGAGTTCGACGAGATCCGAGGGCGACTGGAAGTCATCGCCGAAGAACTGGCGGACCTCGCGATTCTCCAGCTCCGCGAGTCGATCGACGCCGGCGGTCAGGAGCTCCCGGTCGACGAGAAGCGCCTCACCCGAGCGCGTCGCGCGGTCGAGAAGGCCATCCACCTGCTCGACGAGCCGGACGACCCCTTCGCCTGACCGGTCTCGGCGGACCGACCCCTCAGCTGACGGGCGTCGCGTCGTTCAGGGCGTCGATCATGCGGCGCACGCCGGCCCAGCTGCGACGATCGAAGCGGAATGCGATGCGATGCAGCTCGAGATGGTCGTCGTCTCGCTGCTCGGCCTCGGTCGCCTCGATCCGTTCGATCTCACCCCGGGCGAGGACGTAACCGAAATCGGCGTTGAGCCGGGCCAACTCGTCGTCGCCGACGGGCCGATTCAGCCGCAGCACGAGACGGTTCCCGACGAAGCGGATCGAGTGATAGGTGCGATAGAAGCGGCACACCTCCTCGACGGCCTCGTCGATGGAGTCCGTGACCATCACGAGGGCCAGGTCGTCGGGGGAGATCAGTCCCGGCTCGCGCAACTCGATCTCGACGAACCGCCGCCACAGGGCCCAGTAGGTGCCTCCGGGCGGATCGAGCAGGACGATCGGAGCCGGATCGGACTTGCCGGTCTGGATGAGGGTCAGCAGCTCGAACGCCTCGTCCATGGTGCCGAACCCGCCAGGCAGCATGACGAAGGCGTGTGACTCCTTCATGAACATGACCTTGCGGGTGAAGAAGTACTTGAAGTTGATGAGCTTCGGATCGTCGGCGATCACGGGGTTCGCATCGGATTCGAACGGCAGCACGATGTTCACGCCGAAGCTGTTCTCGGCACCGGCTCCCTCGTGGCCGGCCTCCATGATCCCGGGACCCGCACCGGTGATGATCATCCAGTCCCGCGCCGCGATCGCGGCGGCGAAATCGTGGGCGCACGTGTAGGCCGGATCGCCGACCTTCGTGCGCGCACTCCCGAAGACGGTGCACTTGCGAATTCCCTCGTAGGGAGCGAAGACGCCGAACGAGTACCGGAACTCCTTGACGGCGGCCGCGACCATCTTCAGTTCACCGCGGTCGACGTCCTCTCGGGAGAGGCGGACGGCGGACACCATGAGCTCGAAGACGAACTCGCGGTCACGCTCGTCGAGGTCGGCGATCAGGGCGACGATGGCATCATCGAGCGCAGGATCGCCGGTGCGATAGGTGGAGGGATAGTCGGGCACGGGCGAGAACGATACCGCTCAGCGGTCGCGCAGCTCGCGGCGCACCATCAGCTTGAGCCCGGACCAGTCGTCGTCGACCGCGCACACCTTGATGTCGACCAGCCCTCCGGGCAGGACGACCTCCCTGACCTGGTCTTCGGTCAGGTCCGCGAACATGGGGCTCGACTTCTTCGGCCAGCAGATCCAGATCGAGCGATCCGGGAAGGCGAGCTTCCAGAGCTGCCCGGCACGGCGGTCGAGATCGCGACGGGTCCGACAGAACACGAGGCTCACGTCGGGCTTT is a genomic window containing:
- a CDS encoding AAA family ATPase gives rise to the protein MTAFTSDDLNAAAEEAGMLFPAYVIDQLVAAIDSGKHVILTGPPGTGKTTLAYIASEVARKSMFCTGYLPTTATTEWTTFETIGGLQPTAEGLIFRPGLFVEAIESGRWLVIDELNRSNFDRAFGQLFTVLSGSAVVLPFKRKGQPHPLSLVPSGVEAPEDTEVIRVSANWRILATMNVFDKNLLFEMSYALMRRFAFIEVGTPPEGAYRQLLQGKGEVVQRLLPLREFTDLGPAVYLDAAKYAARRSRDGITESRLLYEVFYAYFLPQFEGMEERRAMTLYRTVAEHLDAPEQLEAQRTISDILGVELVV
- a CDS encoding TIGR00730 family Rossman fold protein, with product MPDYPSTYRTGDPALDDAIVALIADLDERDREFVFELMVSAVRLSREDVDRGELKMVAAAVKEFRYSFGVFAPYEGIRKCTVFGSARTKVGDPAYTCAHDFAAAIAARDWMIITGAGPGIMEAGHEGAGAENSFGVNIVLPFESDANPVIADDPKLINFKYFFTRKVMFMKESHAFVMLPGGFGTMDEAFELLTLIQTGKSDPAPIVLLDPPGGTYWALWRRFVEIELREPGLISPDDLALVMVTDSIDEAVEEVCRFYRTYHSIRFVGNRLVLRLNRPVGDDELARLNADFGYVLARGEIERIEATEAEQRDDDHLELHRIAFRFDRRSWAGVRRMIDALNDATPVS
- a CDS encoding DUF3052 domain-containing protein; amino-acid sequence: MPAGYSGTPLPKKLGIKDGHIVALVDAPEHIDDLLDPMPADVEIRRGARGKPDVSLVFCRTRRDLDRRAGQLWKLAFPDRSIWICWPKKSSPMFADLTEDQVREVVLPGGLVDIKVCAVDDDWSGLKLMVRRELRDR